A genomic window from Silene latifolia isolate original U9 population chromosome Y, ASM4854445v1, whole genome shotgun sequence includes:
- the LOC141632111 gene encoding protein FAR1-RELATED SEQUENCE 5-like, whose protein sequence is MTRVLPRDIKNGLHLKTPEKPQPSSTRIYNETRKIRQEVRCERNTAQQMLALAVEAKYVHWHEINSETKDITNVFMAHPGFVKLFRAYPYVVIMDSTYKTNMYNNPVIEMVGVTPNGSSFLIACSMLPIESKECYKWLLKKLGDILDSTGVSLSVFVTDRELDLINALKAVYLGVDHLLC, encoded by the coding sequence ATGACCCGGGTTCTACCGAGGGATATTAAAAATGGTCTTCATTTGAAAACCCCCGAAAAACCTCAACCGTCAAGCACCCGGATATATAATGAGACAAGGAAAATTAGGCAAGAAGTTAGGTGTGAAAGAAACACCGCTCAGCAAATGTTGGCTCTAGCGGTAGAAGCGAAATACGTCCATTGGCATGAGATTAATTCCGAGACAAAAGATATCACAAATGTTTTCATGGCACATCCTGGTTTCGTGAAGTTGTTCCGGGCTTATCCTTACGTGGTAATCATGGATTCGACGTATAAAACCAACATGTACAATAATCCAGTCATTGAGATGGTTGGTGTCACACCCAACGGATCATCGTTCTTAATAGCATGTTCGATGCTTCCTATCGAGTCCAAGGAGTGTTACAAGTGGCTATTGAAAAAGTTAGGTGACATTTTAGATTCCACGGGAGTGTCCCTTTCTGTTTTTGTCACCGACCGAGAATTGGATTTGATCAACGCTCTTAAAGCAGTATATCTCGGGGTTGATCATTTGTTGTGTTGA